In Amycolatopsis jiangsuensis, the following proteins share a genomic window:
- a CDS encoding NAD(P)-binding domain-containing protein has product MREVLVMADVLEYLVVGAGPAGLQLGQQLGAAGRDYLVLESGDVPAAFFTRYPRHRTLISVNKKHTGWTDRELNLRMDWNSLLDDGPDPVLFTDYSDELFPPAEAFLQYTADYAAKHEVRIRYNTRVIRVSRDGDIFVLTDADGATFRSRRLIMATGVTKPYVPDVPGMDLIDQYADFDPDPAQFDDQRVLILGKGNSAFETADSLNAHAAVLHVAGPRPVKLAWRTHFVGHVRAYNAGVLDMYQLKLQHAILDGEVREITKDADGYHVKFAFFRADEVIKELRYDRVIGCTGFRFDASLFDEDCRPEMVINGRFPAQTSSWESVNVPGLYFAGTITQVRDFKKATSAFIHGYRYGVKALSKVLDEHHHDTEWPSTDVPAKTSGLVDAVIARINRTSALYQQFGFLGDVLTVDAGQARYYEEMPVDRFEESSLRQRENAFVITLDYGPDHDKVDPFDFTVKRASQDVANDSGEGHYLHPIVKHYRNGELAATHHVTENLENEWNRDVHIGALTAFFEQQL; this is encoded by the coding sequence GTGCGGGAGGTCTTGGTGATGGCGGACGTGCTGGAGTACCTGGTGGTCGGTGCGGGGCCGGCGGGCTTGCAGCTCGGGCAGCAGCTGGGTGCGGCCGGGCGGGACTACCTGGTGCTCGAAAGCGGGGACGTACCCGCCGCGTTCTTCACGCGGTATCCGCGGCACCGGACGTTGATCTCGGTCAACAAGAAACACACCGGGTGGACCGACCGCGAGCTGAACCTCCGGATGGACTGGAACTCGCTGCTCGACGACGGGCCCGACCCGGTGCTGTTCACCGACTACAGCGACGAGCTGTTCCCGCCGGCCGAAGCGTTCCTCCAATACACCGCGGATTACGCCGCCAAGCACGAGGTTCGCATTCGCTACAACACCCGGGTCATCCGCGTCAGCCGGGACGGTGACATCTTCGTGCTCACCGACGCCGACGGCGCCACCTTCCGGTCCCGGCGGCTGATCATGGCGACCGGCGTGACCAAGCCGTACGTGCCGGATGTGCCCGGGATGGACCTGATCGATCAGTACGCGGACTTCGATCCCGATCCTGCGCAGTTCGACGACCAGCGAGTGCTGATCCTCGGCAAGGGGAATTCCGCGTTCGAGACCGCGGACAGCCTCAACGCGCACGCTGCCGTACTGCACGTCGCCGGGCCGCGGCCGGTGAAGCTCGCGTGGCGCACGCACTTCGTCGGGCACGTGCGTGCCTACAACGCCGGCGTGCTGGACATGTACCAGCTCAAACTGCAGCATGCCATTCTCGACGGGGAAGTTCGCGAGATCACCAAGGACGCCGACGGCTACCACGTCAAGTTCGCGTTCTTCCGGGCTGACGAGGTGATCAAGGAACTGCGCTACGACCGCGTGATCGGCTGCACCGGGTTCCGGTTCGACGCCTCGCTGTTCGACGAGGACTGCCGTCCGGAAATGGTCATCAACGGCCGGTTCCCGGCGCAGACGTCCTCGTGGGAATCGGTGAACGTGCCCGGACTGTACTTCGCCGGAACGATCACGCAGGTCCGTGACTTCAAGAAGGCGACCAGTGCCTTCATCCACGGATACCGGTACGGTGTGAAGGCGCTTTCCAAGGTCCTCGACGAACACCACCACGACACCGAATGGCCGTCCACCGACGTGCCCGCGAAAACCAGTGGTCTGGTCGACGCCGTGATCGCGCGGATCAATCGCACCTCCGCGCTCTACCAGCAGTTCGGCTTCCTCGGCGACGTCCTCACCGTGGACGCGGGCCAAGCCCGGTACTACGAGGAAATGCCGGTGGACCGGTTCGAGGAATCGTCGCTGCGGCAGCGGGAGAACGCCTTCGTGATCACGCTCGACTACGGTCCCGACCACGACAAGGTCGACCCTTTCGACTTCACGGTGAAACGGGCGAGCCAGGACGTGGCGAACGATTCCGGCGAAGGGCACTACCTGCATCCGATCGTCAAGCATTACCGGAACGGCGAGCTGGCCGCCACGCACCACGTCACGGAGAACCTCGAGAACGAGTGGAACCGGGACGTGCACATCGGGGCGCTGACCGCGTTCTTCGAACAGCAGCTTTGA
- a CDS encoding gas vesicle protein GvpO, which yields MGDEGAAPAAERGSPADLLRATRDLFEQLTEKDVDSVSAFTKDGDGWALLVEVVELERVPDTTSLMATYRVRIDAHGGFLGYEQIRRYARGQADR from the coding sequence ATGGGCGACGAAGGCGCGGCACCGGCGGCAGAACGGGGTTCACCTGCCGATCTGCTGCGCGCGACGCGTGATCTGTTCGAGCAGCTGACCGAAAAGGACGTCGATTCGGTGTCAGCGTTCACAAAGGACGGTGACGGATGGGCTCTGCTGGTGGAGGTGGTGGAGCTGGAACGCGTCCCCGACACCACGAGCCTGATGGCCACCTACCGCGTCCGGATCGACGCCCACGGTGGCTTCCTCGGCTACGAGCAGATTCGGCGTTACGCACGCGGTCAAGCCGATCGATGA
- a CDS encoding GvpL/GvpF family gas vesicle protein, which translates to MTTYLYGITFADHPGEVDGLRGVGPSPTPARMLPAGEALSAVVGDVQGELRAKRRDLLAHQQVLQVLCDGGPTLPMRFGVLAADDEAVAQAVAEKADVYAAILRRVRGHVEMNVKVAHREEAVLGQLLAGDDTLRQLAENIRTHPGGPQDEQIRFGELVAGRLAERERTDADAILEHLLPLASEHSPGPAVDGCFFNVSFLVSKDRVAEFGEATQWLAGTVEAVAEVRTQGPLPPYSFTGED; encoded by the coding sequence ATGACCACCTACCTGTACGGCATCACGTTCGCCGATCACCCCGGCGAGGTCGACGGCCTGCGCGGGGTGGGGCCGTCGCCGACGCCCGCACGGATGCTGCCGGCCGGAGAAGCGCTCAGCGCGGTCGTCGGCGACGTCCAGGGCGAACTTCGCGCCAAACGTCGGGATTTGCTTGCGCACCAACAGGTCCTGCAGGTGCTGTGCGACGGCGGGCCGACCCTGCCGATGCGTTTCGGTGTCCTGGCCGCCGACGACGAGGCCGTGGCACAGGCGGTCGCGGAAAAAGCCGACGTGTATGCGGCGATCCTGCGGCGGGTGCGTGGGCACGTCGAGATGAACGTCAAAGTGGCGCATCGCGAGGAGGCCGTCCTCGGACAGCTCCTTGCCGGAGATGACACCTTGCGTCAGCTGGCCGAAAACATCCGTACGCACCCGGGCGGACCGCAGGATGAGCAGATCCGGTTCGGCGAACTGGTCGCCGGACGGCTGGCCGAACGCGAACGTACGGACGCAGACGCGATTCTCGAACACCTTCTTCCGCTGGCATCGGAGCATTCTCCAGGGCCGGCGGTCGACGGATGTTTCTTCAACGTCTCGTTTCTGGTATCGAAGGACCGGGTGGCCGAATTCGGCGAAGCAACGCAATGGCTGGCCGGCACCGTCGAGGCCGTGGCCGAGGTTCGCACGCAGGGTCCGTTGCCTCCCTACAGCTTCACCGGGGAGGACTAG
- a CDS encoding response regulator transcription factor, producing the protein MLLVEDDRDLAGMLAELLAGEGYETDHAPDGQRGLHLGLTGRYDVLILDRRLPVVDGLSLLTQLRRRAVSARVLVLSALGELADRVHGLDAGADDYLVKPFETDELLARMRALCRRDLEQAECLPVGTAALDLHRHEVVLPRGERVTLSGREFELLRTLAQRPKAIHPRAALRAGVFTESAGESIVDTYVYYLRRKLGRGVVKTVHGLGYQIGTV; encoded by the coding sequence GTGCTCCTGGTCGAGGACGATCGCGACCTCGCCGGAATGCTCGCCGAGCTGCTCGCCGGAGAAGGCTACGAGACCGACCACGCGCCGGACGGCCAGCGCGGTCTGCATCTCGGGCTCACCGGGCGGTACGACGTGCTGATCCTGGATCGGCGGCTGCCGGTGGTGGACGGGCTCTCGCTGCTGACGCAGTTGCGCCGCCGTGCGGTGTCCGCCCGGGTGCTGGTGCTCTCCGCGCTCGGTGAGCTGGCCGACCGGGTGCACGGCCTGGACGCCGGTGCGGACGACTATTTGGTCAAGCCGTTCGAGACCGACGAGCTGCTCGCCCGGATGCGGGCGTTGTGCCGCCGGGATCTCGAACAGGCCGAATGCCTGCCGGTCGGGACCGCCGCGCTGGATCTGCACCGGCACGAAGTGGTGCTGCCCCGCGGCGAGCGGGTGACCCTGTCCGGCAGGGAGTTCGAGCTCCTGCGCACGCTCGCGCAGCGGCCGAAGGCGATCCACCCGCGTGCGGCACTGCGAGCGGGGGTGTTCACCGAATCCGCTGGCGAGTCCATTGTGGATACCTACGTGTACTACCTGCGGCGGAAACTGGGCCGGGGCGTGGTGAAGACCGTGCACGGGCTGGGTTACCAGATCGGGACGGTATGA
- a CDS encoding gas vesicle protein GvpG: MGLLGELVLLPLAPVRGALWAVDQVIDAAEQEQAAQLKGELVRLEQQLVAGELDEEEFDRREDEVLDLLEEFNRGAAG; encoded by the coding sequence GTGGGGCTGCTCGGCGAACTCGTTCTCCTGCCGTTGGCCCCGGTGCGCGGGGCCCTGTGGGCGGTGGACCAGGTCATCGACGCCGCGGAACAGGAGCAGGCCGCACAGCTGAAAGGCGAACTGGTCCGGCTGGAGCAGCAGCTCGTGGCCGGTGAGCTCGACGAGGAGGAATTCGACCGCCGGGAAGACGAAGTACTCGATCTGCTCGAAGAATTCAACCGGGGGGCAGCCGGATGA
- a CDS encoding cation:proton antiporter — MSPTQAAPAFFLAVVVILVVCRLVCALAVRLGQPPVVGEMIAGVLLGPSLLGLLLPGVQEALFPDEVRTLLYLGGQIGLVIYMFGAGYEFRMGALRDGRKTVAAVSAAGTVVPLALGVGVAMLGGSWVGVLKPGVSPVVSAAFVGVALAITAFPMLARIITERGLGSTRFGSLALACGALDDVLAWILLAVVLGMHAGSAGPIALAVGGAVLFVLLVWLVARRILVHAMRSPRLSDDHRLLVTAMILFAAAWFTDVVGLYAVFGAFVIGLAFPRGEAADAVLARIMPIGRVVFLPLFFTYSGLNTRFALLADPKLLLFALICVVVAVVGKLGASWGAAQAAGEPGPVAVRIGVLVNARGLMQLIALNVGLAAGIVSPALFTVLVLVALVTTVMTAPVLSLLDRRDARRYEGRELPEFLLTART; from the coding sequence ATGAGCCCGACTCAGGCGGCACCCGCGTTCTTTCTCGCGGTGGTGGTGATCCTCGTGGTCTGCCGGCTTGTCTGCGCGCTGGCCGTGCGGCTCGGGCAGCCGCCGGTGGTGGGCGAGATGATCGCCGGCGTCCTGCTCGGTCCGTCGCTGCTCGGGCTGCTGCTGCCCGGGGTGCAGGAAGCGCTCTTCCCCGACGAGGTGCGCACCCTGCTCTACCTCGGCGGCCAGATCGGGCTCGTGATCTACATGTTCGGCGCCGGATACGAGTTCCGGATGGGTGCGTTGCGTGACGGGCGCAAGACCGTGGCCGCGGTGTCCGCGGCCGGCACCGTGGTGCCGCTCGCGCTCGGCGTCGGGGTGGCGATGCTCGGCGGGAGCTGGGTGGGAGTGCTGAAACCGGGGGTCTCGCCGGTGGTGTCGGCCGCGTTCGTGGGCGTCGCGCTCGCGATCACGGCGTTCCCGATGCTTGCCCGCATCATCACCGAACGTGGGCTGGGCAGTACGCGGTTCGGCTCGCTCGCCCTCGCCTGCGGGGCACTCGACGACGTGCTCGCCTGGATCCTGCTGGCCGTGGTGCTCGGCATGCACGCCGGTTCGGCGGGCCCGATCGCTCTCGCGGTCGGTGGGGCGGTGCTGTTCGTGCTGCTGGTCTGGCTGGTGGCACGCCGGATCCTCGTGCACGCGATGCGGAGCCCGCGGCTGTCGGACGACCACCGGCTGCTGGTCACCGCGATGATCCTGTTCGCGGCCGCCTGGTTCACCGACGTGGTGGGGCTGTACGCGGTGTTCGGTGCTTTCGTGATCGGGCTGGCGTTCCCGCGTGGGGAGGCGGCGGACGCGGTGCTCGCCCGGATCATGCCGATCGGGCGAGTCGTGTTCCTGCCCCTGTTCTTCACCTACTCCGGGCTCAACACCCGCTTCGCGCTGCTCGCGGACCCGAAGCTGCTGCTGTTCGCACTGATCTGCGTGGTGGTCGCGGTCGTCGGCAAACTCGGCGCATCGTGGGGTGCCGCGCAGGCGGCGGGGGAGCCGGGGCCGGTCGCGGTCCGCATCGGCGTACTCGTGAACGCGCGCGGGCTGATGCAGCTGATCGCGCTGAACGTCGGGCTCGCCGCGGGCATCGTCTCTCCCGCGTTGTTCACGGTGCTCGTGCTCGTCGCGCTGGTCACCACCGTGATGACCGCTCCGGTGCTCAGCCTGCTCGATCGCCGAGACGCACGCCGGTACGAGGGGCGGGAGTTGCCCGAATTTCTCCTGACTGCCCGGACGTGA
- a CDS encoding sensor histidine kinase, whose protein sequence is MTTVVDAETRALRRARRTIAGQIAVAITFVVLVAGGIAYWILVRGQVAEVDRQLEYTIGQGPAKTPPGCVWLVTPQGHAPAGPLPFTLPPAPSVPHAGDVVTEERAMGDTVYTIRTVNRDGQVWQAFFEQGYLIADRHQLLLGLGAAELVVLVVAVVSGYLLAQRAIRPLGEALRRQRTFVADASHELRAPLTRLHTRTQLLAHRGRAVQDDLDALVAGTREMGEVVDDLLLSAQAGKERPRLVPVQLATLAEQAVAAESVRASDRRVELRLRRSPGLEDVVSGVPTALRRVLSALLDNALGHTPPGGSIEVSLANPDPRHVELRVRDTGAGFPQQHADRLFERFAHGSNGEGRRFGLGLALVQEVVTGHGGTIAATGSPGAGATFTLRFARV, encoded by the coding sequence ATGACCACGGTCGTCGATGCGGAGACGCGGGCGCTGCGGCGGGCGCGGCGGACCATCGCGGGCCAGATCGCCGTGGCGATCACGTTCGTGGTGCTCGTCGCGGGCGGTATCGCGTACTGGATCCTGGTGCGCGGGCAGGTCGCCGAGGTCGATCGCCAGCTGGAGTACACGATCGGCCAGGGGCCGGCGAAGACGCCGCCCGGTTGCGTGTGGCTGGTCACCCCGCAGGGACACGCGCCGGCCGGGCCACTGCCGTTCACGCTGCCGCCGGCCCCGTCGGTCCCGCACGCCGGCGACGTGGTCACCGAAGAACGCGCCATGGGTGACACCGTCTACACGATCCGCACCGTCAACCGGGACGGTCAGGTCTGGCAGGCCTTCTTCGAGCAGGGCTATCTGATCGCCGACCGGCACCAGCTGCTGCTCGGGCTCGGGGCGGCGGAGCTGGTCGTGCTGGTGGTCGCGGTGGTCAGCGGATACCTGCTGGCGCAGCGGGCGATCCGCCCGCTCGGCGAGGCGCTGCGGCGGCAGCGCACCTTCGTCGCCGACGCTTCGCACGAGCTGCGTGCGCCGCTGACCCGGCTGCACACGCGTACTCAGCTGCTGGCCCACCGCGGCCGCGCGGTTCAGGATGATCTCGACGCCCTGGTAGCCGGCACGCGCGAAATGGGTGAGGTGGTGGACGATCTGCTGCTGTCCGCACAGGCCGGCAAGGAGCGGCCGCGGCTGGTGCCGGTGCAGTTGGCGACCTTGGCCGAACAGGCCGTGGCGGCGGAATCGGTGCGCGCGAGCGACCGCAGGGTGGAGTTGCGGCTGCGCCGCTCGCCCGGGCTGGAGGACGTCGTCTCCGGCGTGCCGACGGCGTTGCGGCGCGTGTTGTCGGCGCTGCTGGACAACGCGCTCGGGCACACCCCGCCGGGCGGTTCGATCGAGGTGAGCCTGGCGAACCCGGACCCGCGGCACGTCGAGCTCCGCGTCCGCGACACCGGCGCGGGTTTCCCCCAGCAGCACGCGGACCGGCTCTTCGAACGCTTCGCGCACGGCTCGAACGGCGAAGGCCGCCGTTTCGGCCTGGGGCTGGCGTTGGTGCAGGAGGTCGTGACCGGCCACGGGGGCACCATCGCGGCCACCGGCAGCCCCGGTGCGGGGGCCACCTTCACCTTGCGGTTCGCCCGGGTCTGA
- a CDS encoding alpha-hydroxy acid oxidase, with translation MRTIAELETAARRRLAPAHYDFYAGGAGEEETLRANEEAFRRRVLVPRVLRNVGKRDLAVELAGSPLSMPVLLSPTAFHRLAHPDGELATARAAARAGTVLVVSMAATTAIEDIVAAAREVTDDPALWFQLYLQPDREFTKAVICRAERAGVKALVVTVDSAVFGKRERDHRNGFLDLPPELSVENMRDDTGRVRDIEMPAELTWTDVEWLRTISGLPILLKGILHPSDARLAVEAGVSGLVVSNHGGRQLDSAVSTMDALPAVASAVDGAIPLILDGGVRRGTDVVKALALGASAVGIGRPALWGLAAAGTEGVTEVLEGLREEVDRAFALCGAADPAGLTAELVR, from the coding sequence ATGCGCACGATCGCGGAGCTCGAAACCGCGGCTCGGAGGCGGCTCGCCCCGGCACATTACGACTTCTACGCGGGCGGCGCCGGAGAGGAAGAAACGCTGCGGGCCAACGAGGAAGCGTTCCGCCGCCGGGTGCTGGTGCCGCGGGTGCTCCGGAACGTCGGCAAGCGCGACCTTGCTGTGGAGCTCGCGGGCTCACCGCTGTCGATGCCGGTTCTCCTTTCCCCGACGGCGTTTCACCGGCTCGCGCACCCTGATGGAGAGCTCGCCACCGCGCGGGCGGCCGCGCGGGCGGGCACGGTCCTGGTGGTCAGCATGGCCGCGACGACGGCGATCGAGGACATCGTCGCCGCGGCAAGGGAAGTCACCGACGATCCGGCGTTGTGGTTTCAGCTCTACCTGCAACCGGACCGGGAATTCACCAAGGCGGTGATTTGCCGGGCGGAACGGGCCGGCGTCAAGGCGCTGGTGGTGACCGTCGATTCCGCGGTTTTCGGAAAGCGGGAACGCGACCACCGCAACGGTTTTCTCGATCTGCCTCCGGAACTGTCGGTCGAGAACATGCGCGATGACACCGGGCGGGTACGGGACATCGAGATGCCCGCGGAGTTGACGTGGACGGACGTCGAATGGCTGCGGACGATCAGCGGGCTGCCGATTCTTTTGAAGGGCATTTTGCATCCCAGCGACGCGCGCCTGGCAGTCGAGGCGGGCGTGTCCGGTCTGGTGGTGTCCAACCATGGTGGCCGGCAGCTCGACTCGGCTGTCTCCACAATGGACGCGCTGCCCGCCGTGGCGTCCGCAGTGGACGGTGCGATTCCGCTGATCCTCGATGGCGGAGTCCGCCGGGGCACCGACGTGGTGAAAGCACTCGCGCTCGGGGCGAGCGCGGTGGGAATCGGCCGTCCCGCGCTGTGGGGGCTCGCCGCGGCAGGCACGGAAGGAGTGACTGAGGTGCTCGAAGGGTTGCGCGAGGAAGTGGATCGCGCGTTCGCGTTGTGCGGGGCGGCCGATCCGGCCGGACTGACCGCGGAGCTGGTCCGATGA
- a CDS encoding SRPBCC family protein, whose protein sequence is MAESRHDNESGGPLAKLRELASRHPATEQLLQAGEDYAQAKAEQVMSSAGTKLGEASRRLADTSDNGSLKGLFTAGDKIAEGKSPLRAVAEAGGNAVKKSFSGLLGKRGGGSGGKKVINIVEDIDVGVPVREAYDQWTDFQKFSDFGKGVVSADRSDETTSQWRFKIFWSNRSMKATVTEQIPDERIVWTTEGAKGTIKGAVTFHELTANLTKVLLVIEYYPAGLFEKTGNIWRAQGRRARLDLKHFRRFITMAGQASDDGWRGEIRDGEVVRTPDQVREDEESDETGSDGSDGEYEEEPAEDDEDLPEDGSGAGDESGEESGDEFDEEPEDEPEEEPADRPARRRPARRGPVRPGSRR, encoded by the coding sequence GTGGCTGAATCCCGTCATGACAACGAAAGCGGCGGCCCTCTGGCGAAGCTGCGTGAACTGGCGTCTCGCCATCCCGCTACTGAGCAGCTGCTGCAGGCCGGCGAGGACTACGCGCAGGCCAAGGCCGAACAGGTGATGTCCTCAGCAGGTACCAAGCTGGGCGAGGCATCGCGACGGCTGGCCGACACCTCCGACAACGGTTCCCTGAAAGGTCTTTTCACCGCCGGTGACAAGATCGCCGAAGGGAAGTCCCCGCTCCGCGCGGTCGCCGAGGCGGGCGGCAACGCCGTGAAGAAGTCGTTCTCGGGCCTGCTGGGCAAGCGCGGCGGGGGCTCGGGAGGCAAGAAGGTCATCAACATCGTCGAGGACATCGACGTCGGTGTTCCGGTGCGCGAGGCCTACGACCAGTGGACTGATTTCCAGAAGTTCAGCGACTTCGGCAAGGGCGTCGTGAGTGCCGACCGGTCCGACGAAACCACCTCGCAGTGGCGGTTCAAGATCTTCTGGTCGAACCGGTCGATGAAGGCGACCGTGACCGAGCAGATACCCGACGAACGCATCGTGTGGACGACCGAGGGCGCCAAGGGCACCATCAAGGGCGCGGTGACCTTTCACGAACTCACCGCGAACCTGACCAAGGTCCTGCTCGTCATCGAGTACTACCCGGCTGGCCTGTTCGAGAAGACCGGGAACATCTGGCGTGCCCAGGGCCGCCGGGCACGGCTGGACCTCAAGCACTTCCGCCGGTTCATCACGATGGCCGGACAGGCGTCGGACGACGGCTGGCGCGGCGAGATCCGGGACGGGGAGGTCGTACGTACCCCGGACCAGGTGCGGGAGGACGAGGAATCCGACGAGACCGGCTCGGACGGCTCGGACGGTGAGTACGAGGAGGAACCCGCCGAGGACGACGAGGACCTGCCGGAAGACGGATCGGGCGCCGGCGACGAGTCCGGCGAGGAGTCCGGCGACGAGTTTGACGAGGAACCCGAGGACGAGCCCGAAGAGGAGCCGGCTGACAGGCCGGCGCGACGCAGGCCGGCACGACGCGGGCCCGTGCGCCCGGGGAGCAGGAGGTAG
- a CDS encoding cytochrome P450 yields MRRLVLLALAGLVATLPKWLPARVIALRMKIFALVNGDEGLVVPVEDFRQVYGHPAADGRSKGAALSDLFWYWLAPGPQVHQEHLEPGPRYDEVAKTTRNILVKPKGESEELTQRVATRVLGELDIGSGRLIRLRDEMMPIWAELYYELVFGEPCPRAARDLIVGHADDVVSALKCVRPRNMRRRGRLTAYLRRRLDDVPHPLPSRLTREEQAYYLQGTFFNTAVVQMSEAMAHLLMIIAERPDVQRRLAENPDDDAYLDRVLDEGLRTYPLFGIAHRIATGDIELADRTIDEGTVLLFSYPDFHHAGFDRPAEFEPSRWEGCPAHARKEANFLPFGVAQNRPCPARGLAPVTMRVVTREFLRRFSLSTSAAHTRSIPNRGPVFLTPRGSGRDDRGVLAYLAVRDRWEDVWRSLAQLVFGTFMVLDARRLRMCVRYFRTHDLDGGRK; encoded by the coding sequence ATGAGAAGGCTTGTACTGCTGGCGCTGGCCGGCCTCGTGGCGACGCTGCCGAAGTGGCTGCCCGCACGGGTGATCGCGTTGCGCATGAAGATCTTCGCACTCGTCAACGGCGACGAGGGGCTCGTGGTGCCGGTCGAGGATTTCCGCCAGGTCTACGGACACCCGGCCGCGGACGGCCGCAGCAAGGGTGCCGCGCTGTCCGACCTGTTCTGGTACTGGCTCGCTCCGGGGCCGCAGGTGCACCAGGAACACCTGGAGCCCGGCCCGCGCTACGACGAGGTCGCCAAAACCACCCGGAACATCCTCGTGAAGCCGAAGGGGGAGTCCGAGGAGCTGACCCAGCGCGTCGCGACGCGGGTGCTCGGCGAGCTGGACATCGGTTCCGGCAGGCTGATCCGGCTGCGAGACGAGATGATGCCGATCTGGGCCGAGCTGTACTACGAGCTGGTGTTCGGCGAACCGTGCCCGCGTGCGGCACGCGATCTCATCGTCGGGCACGCGGACGACGTGGTGTCCGCGCTGAAATGCGTGCGGCCACGCAACATGCGGCGGCGCGGCCGGCTCACCGCATACCTGCGGCGGCGGCTGGACGACGTGCCGCACCCGCTGCCGTCGCGGCTGACCCGCGAGGAGCAGGCCTACTACCTGCAGGGCACGTTCTTCAACACCGCCGTGGTGCAGATGTCCGAGGCGATGGCGCACCTGCTGATGATCATCGCCGAGCGTCCCGACGTGCAGCGCAGGCTGGCCGAGAACCCGGACGACGACGCGTACCTGGACCGGGTGCTGGACGAGGGCCTGCGCACGTACCCGCTGTTCGGCATCGCCCACCGGATCGCGACCGGCGACATCGAGCTGGCCGACCGGACCATCGACGAGGGCACCGTCCTGTTGTTCAGCTATCCCGACTTCCACCACGCCGGCTTCGACCGGCCGGCGGAGTTCGAGCCGTCCCGGTGGGAGGGCTGCCCGGCACACGCCCGCAAGGAGGCGAACTTCCTGCCCTTCGGGGTGGCGCAGAACCGGCCCTGCCCGGCGCGTGGCCTGGCGCCGGTGACCATGCGCGTGGTGACGCGGGAGTTCCTGCGCCGGTTCTCGCTGTCCACCAGCGCCGCGCACACCCGTTCGATCCCCAACCGGGGCCCGGTGTTCCTCACCCCGCGCGGCTCCGGCCGGGACGACCGCGGCGTACTGGCCTACCTCGCGGTCCGGGACCGCTGGGAAGACGTGTGGCGCAGCCTCGCGCAACTGGTGTTCGGCACGTTCATGGTCCTCGACGCGCGGCGGCTGCGGATGTGCGTCCGCTACTTCCGGACCCACGACCTCGACGGAGGCAGGAAATGA
- a CDS encoding gas vesicle structural protein GvpA, which yields MTTATTRSAASSQLQRGPGTGNLYDILELILDKGLVIDAFVRVSLVGIELLTVDARIVVASVDTYLRFAEACNRLDLEHASNATTLPELLGEVTEKGAKGKSKGALTGAVETFAEQFQKSSDKSGDNEDDEERPRSRGRRSTTRSAE from the coding sequence ATGACCACGGCGACCACCCGGTCGGCCGCGAGCAGCCAGCTGCAGCGCGGTCCGGGTACCGGCAACCTCTACGACATCCTCGAGCTGATCCTGGACAAGGGACTGGTGATCGACGCGTTCGTGCGGGTGTCACTGGTGGGCATCGAACTGCTCACTGTCGACGCGCGGATCGTGGTGGCCAGTGTGGACACCTACCTGCGGTTCGCCGAGGCGTGCAACCGCCTGGATCTCGAACATGCCTCGAACGCCACGACGTTGCCGGAGCTGCTGGGCGAGGTGACCGAAAAGGGCGCGAAAGGGAAGTCCAAGGGCGCGCTGACCGGTGCGGTCGAAACCTTCGCGGAGCAGTTCCAGAAATCCAGCGACAAGTCCGGCGACAACGAGGACGACGAGGAGCGACCTCGCAGCCGTGGTCGTCGCAGCACCACGAGGTCCGCCGAATGA
- the gvpJ gene encoding gas vesicle protein GvpJ, whose protein sequence is MSEPTLPAGRPLTAARPATGSGGGANLADILERVLDKGIVIAGDIQVNLLDIELLTIKVRLLVASVDRAKEMGIDWWEHDPSLSSGSRRQDLVEENTRLREQLELARGGRSEQ, encoded by the coding sequence ATGAGTGAGCCCACTCTGCCCGCCGGCCGGCCACTGACCGCCGCCCGGCCGGCGACGGGTTCCGGCGGCGGGGCGAACCTCGCCGACATCCTGGAACGGGTGCTGGACAAGGGCATCGTGATCGCCGGGGACATCCAGGTCAACCTGCTCGACATCGAGCTGCTGACCATCAAGGTGCGGCTGCTGGTCGCCTCGGTCGACCGTGCCAAGGAAATGGGGATCGACTGGTGGGAACACGATCCGTCGCTGTCGTCGGGTTCGCGGCGCCAGGACCTCGTCGAGGAGAACACGAGGCTGCGCGAGCAACTCGAACTCGCGCGAGGAGGGCGGTCGGAGCAGTGA